The following proteins come from a genomic window of Sorghum bicolor cultivar BTx623 chromosome 3, Sorghum_bicolor_NCBIv3, whole genome shotgun sequence:
- the LOC8075554 gene encoding elongation factor 2, producing MVKFTAEELRGIMDKKNNIRNMSVIAHVDHGKSTLTDSLVAAAGIIAQEVAGDVRMTDTRADEAERGITIKSTGISLYYEMTDESLKNYKGERDGNQYLINLIDSPGHVDFSSEVTAALRITDGALVVVDCIEGVCVQTETVLRQALGERIRPVLTVNKMDRCFLELQVEGEEAYQTFSRVIENANVIMATYEDKLLGDVQVYPEKGTVAFSAGLHGWAFTLTNFAKMYASKFGVDESKMMERLWGENFFDPATKKWTTKNTGSPTCKRGFVQFCYEPIKQIINTCMNDQKEKLWPMLQKLNVTMKADEKELIGKALMKRVMQTWLPASTALLEMMIFHLPSPAKAQKYRVENLYEGPLDDVYATAIRNCDPEGPLMLYVSKMIPASDKGRFFAFGRVFSGKVATGMKVRIMGPNYVPGQKKDLYVKSVQRTVIWMGKKQESVEDVPCGNTVAMVGLDQFITKNATLTNEKEVDACPIRAMKFSVSPVVRVAVQCKVASDLPKLVEGLKRLAKSDPMVLCTIEESGEHIIAGAGELHLEICLKDLQEDFMGGAEIIVSPPVVSFRETVLEKSCRTVMSKSPNKHNRLYMEARPLEEGLAEAIDEGRIGPRDDPKVRSQILSQEFGWDKDLAKKIWCFGPETTGPNMVVDMCKGVQYLNEIKDSVVAGFQWASKEGALAEENMRGICFEVCDVVLHADAIHRGGGQVIPTARRVIYASQLTAKPRLLEPVYLVEIQAPENALGGIYGVLNQKRGHVFEEMQRPGTPLYNIKAYLPVIESFGFSSQLRAATSGQAFPQCVFDHWDMMGSDPLEAGSQAAQLVLDIRKRKGLKEQMTPLSEFEDKL from the exons ATGGTGAAGTTCACGGCTGAAGAGCTCCGTGGCATCATGGACAAAAAGAACAACATTCGCAATATGTCTGTTATTGCTCATGTGGACCATG GAAAGTCCACGCTTACAGATTCCCTTGTGGCAGCTGCTGGTATTATAGCCCAGGAAGTTGCTGGTGATGTTCGCATGACTGATACTCGTGCAGATGAAGCAGAGCGTGGTATTACAATCAAATCCACTGGTATCTCTCTTTACTATGAGATGACTGATGAGTCACTGAAGAACTACAAGGGTGAGAGGGATGGTAACCAATATTTGATCAACCTTATTGACTCGCCTGGGCACGTCGATTTTTCTTCGGAAGTTACAGCTGCTCTTCGCATCACCGATGGTGCTCTGGTGGTGGTTGACTGTATTGAAGGTGTCTGTGTGCAAACTGAAACTGTACTCCGCCAAGCCCTTGGTGAGAGGATTAGGCCAGTCCTTACTGTGAACAAGATGGACAGGTGCTTCCTTGAGCTTCAGGTTGAGGGTGAGGAAGCTTATCAGACATTCTCCCGTGTCATTGAGAATGCCAACGTCATCATGGCAACATATGAAGATAAGCTCCTAGGTGATGTCCAAGTCTACCCAGAGAAGGGGACTGTTGCTTTTTCTGCTGGCCTGCACGGATGGGCCTTTACCCTCACTAACTTTGCCAAGATGTATGCATCTAAGTTTGGAGTTGATGAATCTAAGATGATGGAGAGGCTTTGGGGTGAGAACTTCTTTGACCCTGCCACAAAGAAGTGGACTACCAAGAACACAGGTTCTCCTACCTGCAAGAGAGGATTCGTTCAGTTCTGCTATGAGCCAATCAAGCAAATCATCAACACCTGCATGAACGATCAGAAGGAGAAATTGTGGCCCATGCTGCAAAAGCTCAATGTTACCATGAAGGCTGATGAGAAGGAATTGATTGGCAAAGCTTTGATGAAGCGTGTTATGCAAACGTGGCTTCCAGCTAGCACCGCACTGCTTGAGATGATGATATTCCACCTTCCTTCCCCTGCAAAGGCTCAAAAGTATCGTGTGGAGAACTTGTATGAGGGACCCCTTGATGATGTCTATGCAACTGCTATCAGAAACTGTGATCCGGAGGGACCTCTTATGCTGTATGTTTCAAAGATGATTCCAGCATCTGACAAGGGCAGGTTCTTTGCCTTTGGTCGTGTCTTCTCAGGGAAGGTTGCTACTGGTATGAAGGTTCGGATCATGGGTCCCAACTATGTCCCTGGCCAGAAGAAGGATCTGTATGTCAAGAGCGTCCAGCGTACTGTTATCTGGATGGGAAAGAAACAAGAGTCTGTCGAGGATGTTCCTTGTGGTAACACTGTTGCAATGGTTGGTCTGGATCAGTTTATCACGAAGAATGCTACACTCACTAATGAGAAGGAGGTTGATGCATGCCCAATCAGAGCAATGAAGTTCTCTGTCTCCCCTGTTGTGCGTGTTGCTGTTCAGTGCAAGGTTGCCTCTGACCTTCCCAAGCTAGTTGAAGGTTTGAAGCGTCTGGCAAAGTCTGATCCTATGGTTCTCTGTACAATTGAAGAATCTGGTGAGCATATCATTGCTGGAGCTggtgagcttcatcttgagatcTGCCTGAAGGATCTGCAGGAGGACTTCATGGGTGGTGCTGAAATTATCGTTTCCCCTCCTGTTGTGTCCTTCCGTGAAACTGTTCTTGAGAAGTCCTGCCGTACTGTCATGAGCAAGTCACCCAACAAGCACAACCGTCTGTACATGGAAGCGCGCCCCTTGGAGGAGGGTCTTGCTGAGGCCATTGATGAGGGCCGCATTGGCCCACGTGATGATCCTAAGGTGCGCTCCCAGATCCTCTCTCAGGAGTTTGGTTGGGACAAGGACCTTGCCAAGAAGATTTGGTGTTTTGGACCTGAGACCACTGGTCCAAACATGGTTGTTGATATGTGTAAGGGAGTTCAGTATCTCAATGAAATCAAGGATTCTGTTGTGGCTGGTTTCCAGTGGGCATCAAAGGAGGGTGCACTGGCAGAGGAGAACATGCGTGGGATTTGCTTTGAGGTCTGTGATGTCGTTCTTCATGCTGATGCTATCCACAGGGGTGGTGGCCAGGTCATTCCTACTGCTAGGAGGGTCATCTATGCTTCTCAGCTCACGGCCAAGCCAAGGCTGCTGGAGCCAGTGTACCTGGTGGAGATTCAGGCCCCAGAAAATGCACTTGGTGGTATCTATGGTGTTCTGAATCAGAAGAGAGGGCATGTCTTCGAGGAGATGCAGAGGCCGGGTACCCCTCTATACAACATCAAGGCTTACCTCCCTGTCATCGAGTCCTTTGGGTTCTCCAGCCAACTGAGGGCTGCAACCTCTGGTCAGGCTTTCCCCCAGTGTGTGTTTGACCATTGGGACATGATGGGCTCTGATCCTTTGGAGGCGGGCTCCCAGGCTGCTCAGCTGGTGCTGGATATCCGCAAGAGGAAGGGTCTCAAGGAACAGATGACCCCTCTTTCTGAGTTTGAGGACAAGCTCTAA
- the LOC8075553 gene encoding probable 3-hydroxyisobutyrate dehydrogenase-like 1, mitochondrial yields the protein MLAGISRFLTRRRPPFPLAATATAAAAAMSSSSSTAANVSDRPISPDTTRVAWVGTGVMGQSMAGHLLSAGYALTVFNRTASKTQSLVSRGASLADSPRAAASAADVIFLMVGFPSDVRSTALDPSTGALSGLAPGGILVDMTTSDPTLAAEIAAAAAAAGCSAVDAPVSGGDRGARNAALSIFAGGDAAVVARLAPLFKLMGNALYMGGPGAGQRAKLGNQIAIASTMVGLVEGMVYAHKAGLDVAKWLEAISTGAAGSKSLELYGKRILERDMAAGFYVRHFVKDLGICLSECQAMGLSLPGLALAQQLYVSLMAHGEGGLGTQALILAVERLNNTSLEKKDE from the coding sequence ATGCTCGCCGGCATATCCCGTTTCCTCACTCGCCGCCGTCCGCCCTTTCCGCTTGCCGCTACCGCcaccgccgcagcagcagccatgtcgtcgtcgtcgtccacggCAGCGAACGTCTCCGATCGTCCGATCTCTCCGGACACCACCCGCGTGGCCTGGGTGGGGACGGGCGTCATGGGCCAGTCCATGGCTGGCCACCTCCTCTCCGCCGGGTACGCTCTCACCGTCTTCAACCGCACGGCATCCAAGACCCAGAGCCTCGTCTCCCGCGGCGCCAGCCTCGCGGACAGCCCGCGCGCGGCCGCCTCGGCTGCCGATGTAATCTTCCTCATGGTCGGCTTCCCCTCCGACGTCCGCTCCACCGCCCTCGATCCATCCACCGGCGCCCTCTCCGGCCTCGCCCCAGGCGGTATCCTAGTCGACATGACCACCTCCGACCCCACCCTCGCCGCCGAGATAGCCgcggccgctgccgccgccggctgCTCGGCCGTCGACGCCCCCGTCTCCGGCGGCGACCGAGGGGCCCGCAACGCCGCCCTCTCCATCTTCGCGGGCGGCGACGCCGCCGTCGTTGCTCGCCTGGCGCCGCTCTTCAAGCTTATGGGAAACGCGCTGTACATGGGCGGGCCCGGCGCGGGGCAGCGCGCGAAGCTGGGCAACCAGATCGCCATCGCGTCCACAATGGTGGGGCTCGTGGAGGGCATGGTGTACGCGCACAAGGCCGGGCTGGACGTGGCCAAGTGGCTGGAGGCCATCTCCACCGGCGCGGCGGGGTCCAAGTCGCTGGAACTGTACGGGAAGCGGATCCTGGAGAGGGATATGGCGGCTGGCTTCTATGTCCGGCACTTCGTCAAGGACCTCGGTATCTGCCTGTCGGAATGCCAGGCCATGGGGCTGTCGCTGCCGGGGCTCGCGCTCGCGCAACAGCTGTATGTGTCGCTGATGGCGCACGGCGAGGGCGGGCTCGGTACACAGGCACTCATACTAGCCGTCGAGCGGCTGAACAACACCAGCCTCGAGAAGAAGGACGAATGA